In Dehalococcoidia bacterium, the genomic window CAGCACCCGTCCCCTGTCCATGACGATGACCCTCTGGGCAAGGTGAAAGGCGTCCGAAAGGTCATGGGTGACCAGGAGCACCGGCACGCCCAAGCGGGCGGGCAAGCGGGCCACCTCCTCCCCCAGCTCGCGACGCAGCGCCTGATCCAAGGCGCTGAAGGGCTCGTCTAGCAGAAGGATACGGGGCCCAGCGACGAGGGCACGAGCGAGGGCCACCCGCTGTTGCTGGCCGCCCGAGAGCTGGTGGGGACGACGTCCCTCCAGGCCCTGCAAGCCCATAAGGTCCACCATGCGGGCTATCATATCCTCCCTCTCCCGCTTGGGCAGCCGATGGAGGCCATAAGCGATGTTCTGGGCCACCGTCATATGGGGGAAGAGGGCATATCCCTGGGGTACATATCCCACGCGACGCCTTTGTGGTGGCAGGTCGATGCCAGCTGTGGAGTCGAATAGGATCTGCCCCTCCAACAGGATGCGCCCATGAAGGGGGCGCAGGAGGCCAGCGATGGCCCGCAGGGTCAAGGTCTTGCCTGCCCCCGAGGGGCCAAATAGGGCTGCCAGCTCCCGGCCCACCTGGAACGATACGTCTAGCTTGAAGCCTGGCAGACGATGGACTATATGGACGTCCAGGGCAGGCGCGGCCATATCAACGCCTGAGGAAGGTGGTAAGGGCGGCGAAGATGCTGAGGCTGGCCAGGGATATGCCCAGAAGGGCCAACGCGGTGGCGTTGGCCCGGCCCAGGTCGCCAGCCTGTATCGCATCGTACACCGATACGGCCATGGTACGGGTGCGCCCCGGAATGGCCCCTGCCACCATCACCGTGGCCCCGAACTCTCCCACCGCCTTGGCGAAGGCCAACACGACCCCTGCCCAAAGGTTACGGGCAGCGATGGGAAGGGTGATGGTGAGGAAGACGGAGAGGCGCGAGCGCCCCAAGGTGGCAGCGACTCGCTCCAGCTCCTGGTCCACGCTGGCGAAGCCGGCCTGGGCGGGGATGATAAAAAGGGGGGCTGCCAACACAGCTGCCGCCACCACCGCCCCTTGCCAGGTGAAGACCAGCTCAAGGCCTATTCTGTCCAGGAGCCGGCCAAAGGGGCTCCCATGCCCCAGCCCCCGCAATAGGTAATACCCTACCACCGTGGCGGGCAGAGCGATGGGTGCCGTCACCAAGAGGCTCAGGAGCCCTTGCCCGGGGAAGCGGTAGCGGGCCAAGACCCAGGCCAGGGGCCCGCCCACCACCAAGCATATGAGGGTGGCCACTGTCGCCACCTGCAGGGTGATGCGCACGTCGTCAGGATATATGGCCATGGGCTCAACCTCCCTCGGGGATGATGAAACCGTACTTCCGCAATACCTCTCTACCGTGGGGCCCTGTCAGGAAGTCAAGGAAGCGCCGTCCTAGCTCTGGAGAGGGGGCATGGGCCAAGACCGCTGCCTTTTGGGACAGTGGGGAATAGTGTTGGGGCGGCAAGGATGTCCACGCCAGCCGATCACCACTGGCAATGGCCGAGGAAAGAGGTATGATGCCGGCTTGGGCGTCGCCCGTCTTCACCAGCTGGGTGGCGTGGGAGGCGCTCTCCGCCAGCACGATACGCGGCTGCACCACCTCCCAGAGGCCGGCGTTCTGCAGGGCCTCCTGGGCAGCACGGCCGTAGGGAGCATACTCAGGATTAGCGATGACAATGCGGTTGAAGCGTGGGGCTGTGAGCTCATCCAGGGTCTTGGGGGCGGGTTCTCCACCCTTGGGCACTGCCAAGGCCAGCAAGCCCAGGGCGTAGACGCGTTCCGTCCCTCTGTGCGTGTAGCCGTCCTTGGTCAGAGCGTCTACGTAGGAGGCATCGGCGGAGAGGAAGACGTCGGCCGGAAGGCGTTGCCTTATCTGGTAGACAAGGGTACCTGAGGAGCCGAAGGTGACGCGGACACGGCATCCGCATTCCTGCTGGAAGATGGCTACTAGCTCGTCCATCGCGGGAAGGAGGTCGCTGGCGGCTGCCACCACCAAGGTGGGCTCATCGGAGGAGCAGGCGGCAGCGAGCAGCATGAGCAGGAGACCCCAACGAAGGATGCCTAGGAGGGCCTGGCCTATCACCTCATGGTTTATGATACGGTGGCGTGGGGAGTGGCAAAATGGTGCTTTGGCCCATGCCATCAGGGTTGTTATCATGGAATGAGTGGGGAATTGTGAGGGATAGAGCTTGATATTCGTCTACAGCGACCTTTTGCGCATTGACCCCTTAGCTTTCGTGGTGTTCTTCGGGGCAGTGGTGGTGGCCCTCTTGGTGGGAATATCTTTCCATGAATTCTCCCACGCCTACGTGGCTGATGCCTTAGGCGACCCCACCCCCCGCTGGGCGGGGCGTGTCTCCCTCAACCCCCTGGCCCATCTAGACCCCGTGGGCACCCTTCTGCTGTTCCTGGTGGGGTTCGGATGGGGAAGGCCAGTGCCTGTGGACACTCGGCACCTGCGCAACGGCGAGAAGGTGGGCATGGCCATGGTGGCCGCTGCTGGCCCCTTATCCAACTACTTGATGGCCGGGCTGGTGGGGCTACCCCTCAAGTTCGGGTGGGTGCCGTGGCTGCCAGCCCTAGAACCCGATGCCATCGATGCCTTCGTCAGGGGCTCCTGGAGTGGTGAGTCGTATGTAGGACTCTTCCTTAGCACCATCGCCCTGGTGAGCATCATATTGGGGACCTTCAACTTGCTCCCCCTCTTTCCTCTGGACGGTCACAGGGTGGTGCCCGCCTTCCTTACGGAGAGGGCGGCGCGCACGTACAACCATCTGCAGACGCAGTACGGGATGTTGGTGTTGTTCCTGCTCATGGTGCTGCCGTTGCTAACTGGTGGGCGGTTTGGGCCCTTGTTCACCGTCATGCGCCCCATCATCAACTTCCTCGCCCGCGTATTCACAGGCATCGACTACGATGTCTTTGGTTAGCAAGGCCCTTAGGCGCATGGCCTACCGGGCCCGGCAGGTCTTCCTGTCTTGGCGCTCGCCGTTGAGGGAGGAGGAGCTGGCGGAAGCCCGCCGCCTTCTGGGCCCTCTCTTCCCCCTATTTGAGGGGATGAGCCGCCGCGACCGGCGCCACTGCCTGGATGTGTACCAGCGCCTGCGGGCGTGGGGGGTCGAGGATCGGCACCTCCTGATGGCCGCCCTCTTGCACGATGTGGGCAAGGGCCGGGAGGTGCGATTGTGGCACCGTGTGGCCTTTGTAATGCTGCAAAGTTTGGCCCCAGCCCTGTTGGCCCGCGCCAGGGGTGGCCTGGCCTACCTACGTGACCATCCACGGCTGGGAGCCGACCTGCTAAGGGCCTATGGGGCCCCCCAGCCCGTTATATACCTTGTCCTCCACCATGAGGATGTGTGGCAAGAAGATACGGCCCTGGCTCTTTTGCAAAAATCGGATGATTCATGCTAATCTCATGAATGTCATGGCCAAGGGACGCCAAAAGGTGGCTATCATTGGCTTAGGCCTCATCGGGGGTTCCCTAGGACTTGCCCTAAAGAGGGCCAAGGTGTCTGGTCTGGAGGTGGTGGGCTACGACGTGCGGCGGGAGGTGCGAGGCAAGGCCCGCCGCCGGGAGGCGGTGGACAGGGAGGCATCCTCCCCGGAGGAGGCGGTGCGAGGTGCGGCACTGGTGGTCCTGGCCACCCCCATCATGGCCCTGCCGGGGGTGATGGAGGCCATTGCCCCCCATCTGGCGCAGGGGGCAGTGGTGACCGACACGGCCAGCACCAAGGCCCAAGTGATGGAGTGGGCCCGCCGCCTCTTGCCTCGGCATGTGGGTTTCGTGGGGGGGCACCCCATGGCTGGCAAGGAGGCCCAAGGCATAGACCACGCCCAGGCCGACCTGTTCCAGGGCCGTGCCTATTGCATCTGCCCCGACCCCACTGCGCCACCAGAGGCTGTGGCCTTAACGGTGTCCATGGTGCGGACGGTGGGCGCGCGGCCCCTCTTTATAGATCCCCAAGAGCACGATGTCTTAGTAGCGGCCATCAGCCACGTGCCCCTCATCGCCTCGGTGGCCCTGTTCCGCATGGTGCGGAACAGCCCGGCCTGGCCAGACCTGGCCTCCCTGGCGGCGTCCGGGTTCCGCGATGTCACCCGCCTGGCCTCAGGCGATCCCCAAATGGGCCATGACATCTGTCTCACCAATCGAGACGCCATCCTACACTGGCTGGACCGGCTGGTGGAGGAGCTTTCCCATCTACGAGATATGGTGGCCCATGACCCGGAGGCTCTGCTCCAGACTTTCGCCCGCACCAAGCTGGAGCGGGACGACTTCATAGCTGGGAAGGTGGGAGGAGAAGGGGCCCCTCAGCTACCTATGCCCGATTTCAAAGAGTCCTTAGCGGACTTTCTGGTGGGAAGGGCCATGCGGCAGCGCCTACAGCACTTGGCCCAGGCAGCCCAGCATGCGGCCGCTGGCGACAGGGCGGAGGCCCTAACTCGCGTCCTTGCCCAGCGTCTGGAGGCAGACGTCCGGCGCTCTCTGGAAGAGAAGAGGGCAAAGGAGGGGTGAAGGTGCAGGAGGTGGTGCGCCCCCCAAGGCGCCTTTCTGGCATCGTGGTGCCACCTGGGGACAAGTCCATCTCCCACCGCGGGGCCATACTAGGGGCCGTAGCCCAGGGCGTCTCCTATTTGGAGAATTTCCAGAGGGGAGCTGACTGCCTGGCCACCTTACGCTGCCTGCGTCTTCTCGGAGTTCCTTGGCGCTGGGAGGATGGGTCCACCCTAGTGGTGGAGGGGGTGGGTCTGGGAGGCCTGCGGGAGCCGCCACAGGTGCTAGACTGCCGCAACTCGGGCACCACCATGCGGCTGCTGGCCGGCCTTTTGGCCTCCCAACCCTTCCTTTCCGTCCTTACTGGCGACCAGTCGTTAAGGCGCCGGCCCATGGGGAGGGTGGTGGAGCCCCTGAGGCGCATGGGTGCTGAGGTCTGGGGGCGGGCTGGGGGAGCGTTGGCCCCCTTGGTCATCAGGGGAGGGGCGCTGCGGGGTATGGAGCACCACCTGCATGTGGCCTCGGCCCAGGTCAAGTCGGCCATCTTGTTGGCTGGCCTTTACGCTGAGGGGGAGACGATGGTCTGGGAGCCCGCTCCGTCTCGCGACCACACAGAGCGGATGCTTGGTGTCATGGGGGCCCCCATCCGCCTGTTGGAGGGCGGGGTGGCCATATGCCAAGCTTCTGGGCTACGCCCCCTGCGGTTGCGCATCCCTGGAGACTTCTCTGCCGCTGCCTTCTTCCTGGTGGCTGCTCTCGTCCATCCCGATGCCCAGGTGCGGCTGGAGGGGGTGGGTCTGAACCCCACCCGCACCGGTCTTCTGGAGGTGCTCGCCCAGATGGGGGCGCAAATACAGGTGGAGAATGTGCGGGAATGGGGCCCAGAGCCGGTAGCCGACCTGGTGGCCTCCTCCTCGCGCCTGGAGGCGGTGCAGGTGGAGGGGGATATGGTCCCCCGCATGATCGACGAGGTGCCCTTGCTGGCAGTGGCCGCCTGTTTCGCTCATGGAGAGACGGTCATCCGAGGGGCGCAGGAGCTGCGGACCAAGGAGAGCGACCGGCTGCAAGCCATGGCCCGGGAGTTGCGTCGCATGGGGGCCCGGGTGGAGGAGCTGCCCGATGGCCTGCGCATCTGGGGGCCTGCCCGGCTGCAGGGGGCAGCCGTGGACAGCCACGGCGACCACCGCCTGGCCATGGCCCTGGCCGTGGCCGCCCTGGCAGCTCGCGGGGAGACCGTCATCAGAAATGCCCAGTCGGTCTTGGTATCATATCCCAATTTTTGGGATGATCTGCGAGCGGTGGCACGCATATAATAGTAGACGCTTAGTAAGCTGTGATGAGAAACTTCTGACGACCAGGAGGCGTCCAACCTCATGGGAGGAGATGATAGGTGCTGGCATAAGGCTAGTCGAGGGATGAAGGAGGGGGAACTATGGCCACGGAGCTGGTGCATGTAGGGTTCGGCAACTACATCGCCATCAATCGGGCGGTAGCGGTGGTGGTCCCTACATCTGCGCCCATCCAGCGGCTGGTACGAGAAGGGAAGAAGAAGGGCATCATTCGGGACATGACCCAAGGCCGCCGCACCAAGTCCGTCATCTTCATGGATGATGGGTCCATCGTGCTGGCGGCCATCACCCCCGAGGCCATATACGGGCGGGCCATGCGAACCGGTGCGGAGGGGGCGCAGGGGCAAGGGGGAAGTCGCAGGCGGGGACGTCGTGGCTAGGCTGGTGCAGGTGGGTCTTGGCAACTACGTGGCGGCTGAGCGCGTGTTAGGCTGCCAGCCCTATGCGGATGTGGCCGTGCAGAGGCTGGTTCGTGC contains:
- a CDS encoding DUF370 domain-containing protein, with translation MATELVHVGFGNYIAINRAVAVVVPTSAPIQRLVREGKKKGIIRDMTQGRRTKSVIFMDDGSIVLAAITPEAIYGRAMRTGAEGAQGQGGSRRRGRRG
- the modB gene encoding molybdate ABC transporter permease subunit, which translates into the protein MAIYPDDVRITLQVATVATLICLVVGGPLAWVLARYRFPGQGLLSLLVTAPIALPATVVGYYLLRGLGHGSPFGRLLDRIGLELVFTWQGAVVAAAVLAAPLFIIPAQAGFASVDQELERVAATLGRSRLSVFLTITLPIAARNLWAGVVLAFAKAVGEFGATVMVAGAIPGRTRTMAVSVYDAIQAGDLGRANATALALLGISLASLSIFAALTTFLRR
- a CDS encoding prephenate dehydrogenase, giving the protein MAKGRQKVAIIGLGLIGGSLGLALKRAKVSGLEVVGYDVRREVRGKARRREAVDREASSPEEAVRGAALVVLATPIMALPGVMEAIAPHLAQGAVVTDTASTKAQVMEWARRLLPRHVGFVGGHPMAGKEAQGIDHAQADLFQGRAYCICPDPTAPPEAVALTVSMVRTVGARPLFIDPQEHDVLVAAISHVPLIASVALFRMVRNSPAWPDLASLAASGFRDVTRLASGDPQMGHDICLTNRDAILHWLDRLVEELSHLRDMVAHDPEALLQTFARTKLERDDFIAGKVGGEGAPQLPMPDFKESLADFLVGRAMRQRLQHLAQAAQHAAAGDRAEALTRVLAQRLEADVRRSLEEKRAKEG
- the aroA gene encoding 3-phosphoshikimate 1-carboxyvinyltransferase — protein: MKVQEVVRPPRRLSGIVVPPGDKSISHRGAILGAVAQGVSYLENFQRGADCLATLRCLRLLGVPWRWEDGSTLVVEGVGLGGLREPPQVLDCRNSGTTMRLLAGLLASQPFLSVLTGDQSLRRRPMGRVVEPLRRMGAEVWGRAGGALAPLVIRGGALRGMEHHLHVASAQVKSAILLAGLYAEGETMVWEPAPSRDHTERMLGVMGAPIRLLEGGVAICQASGLRPLRLRIPGDFSAAAFFLVAALVHPDAQVRLEGVGLNPTRTGLLEVLAQMGAQIQVENVREWGPEPVADLVASSSRLEAVQVEGDMVPRMIDEVPLLAVAACFAHGETVIRGAQELRTKESDRLQAMARELRRMGARVEELPDGLRIWGPARLQGAAVDSHGDHRLAMALAVAALAARGETVIRNAQSVLVSYPNFWDDLRAVARI
- a CDS encoding site-2 protease family protein yields the protein MIFVYSDLLRIDPLAFVVFFGAVVVALLVGISFHEFSHAYVADALGDPTPRWAGRVSLNPLAHLDPVGTLLLFLVGFGWGRPVPVDTRHLRNGEKVGMAMVAAAGPLSNYLMAGLVGLPLKFGWVPWLPALEPDAIDAFVRGSWSGESYVGLFLSTIALVSIILGTFNLLPLFPLDGHRVVPAFLTERAARTYNHLQTQYGMLVLFLLMVLPLLTGGRFGPLFTVMRPIINFLARVFTGIDYDVFG
- a CDS encoding HD domain-containing protein; its protein translation is MAYRARQVFLSWRSPLREEELAEARRLLGPLFPLFEGMSRRDRRHCLDVYQRLRAWGVEDRHLLMAALLHDVGKGREVRLWHRVAFVMLQSLAPALLARARGGLAYLRDHPRLGADLLRAYGAPQPVIYLVLHHEDVWQEDTALALLQKSDDSC
- a CDS encoding ABC transporter ATP-binding protein — encoded protein: MAAPALDVHIVHRLPGFKLDVSFQVGRELAALFGPSGAGKTLTLRAIAGLLRPLHGRILLEGQILFDSTAGIDLPPQRRRVGYVPQGYALFPHMTVAQNIAYGLHRLPKREREDMIARMVDLMGLQGLEGRRPHQLSGGQQQRVALARALVAGPRILLLDEPFSALDQALRRELGEEVARLPARLGVPVLLVTHDLSDAFHLAQRVIVMDRGRVLQAGTREEVFYHPRNRRVAQMVLMRNIWQARVVAFDGDMVVLDWQGRLLRALRPPQLILQPGQPVDVCVRPTQVMIRRPEDDFSGRPNVLCGRIVHEAMDPEGYTLTVALAEPPGPQQVYIQLHGHAYLRLGLHLRKDIEMSIRPQDLHLMLQEDPISFMSS
- the modA gene encoding molybdate ABC transporter substrate-binding protein, coding for MAWAKAPFCHSPRHRIINHEVIGQALLGILRWGLLLMLLAAACSSDEPTLVVAAASDLLPAMDELVAIFQQECGCRVRVTFGSSGTLVYQIRQRLPADVFLSADASYVDALTKDGYTHRGTERVYALGLLALAVPKGGEPAPKTLDELTAPRFNRIVIANPEYAPYGRAAQEALQNAGLWEVVQPRIVLAESASHATQLVKTGDAQAGIIPLSSAIASGDRLAWTSLPPQHYSPLSQKAAVLAHAPSPELGRRFLDFLTGPHGREVLRKYGFIIPEGG